The Amblyomma americanum isolate KBUSLIRL-KWMA chromosome 2, ASM5285725v1, whole genome shotgun sequence genome contains the following window.
GCTGTATCGCGGCACGCGTGGCCGGAAAACTTTTGTCCACCGGTGAGCGCATCTTTTACTTCCATGAGTGCTGCTGGAGGCGGTAGTTCTAAGCGCCTATAGTCCCGTCTACGCGATCGCTGTTATTCTCTTTACTGTCACCCGTCTCATCGTGATCCAGTAACGGCCGCCCCGTAGCGTCTTTCCGCACTCGCTCTGCGTCTTCAGTCCTCGGGTGGCGGCGGAGGCACGTAGGTGTCCTGCGGTTCACCGTACCCGGGGTCTGCCGGTGGACAGTACGTGTCGCCTCCGCCGCAGTAGGGCGCTGGCGGCGGGCTGTATGTATCGCCGGCGGTGGTGCCACTGTAGAAGGACGGCTCGCTGGGCGGCTGGTAGCAGTCGCCAGGAGGTGCGGGGGGCACGTAGGTGCTGCCTTGACTGTAGCCCCCGCCGGGTGGCTGGTAGTTACTGCGCAGGGGAGAGACAGGTACAGTGTCGATGAATCGAAATTCTAACATGCATCCGATTTTGCGGCTACGCGGAGTTCCTCACTTTCTCAGGTGTTTGCGGCTGTAGCATGGGTGGGCTGCGAACATGTGTACAAGTGACTGTCCGGGTGCAGTCGAAAATGCGTTATCCGTTGTTATGCGACCTAGACAGGCCTAGCTGGTCCCGCCTGGGGTGTGAACACTCTCGGGGCACGGGGGAACGCGGTGTAGCTACATCTACCACATGTACGCCTGGCGGGATAAACAGCGAGGCTTAAGGTCGAATTTGGCAGTTTTCGCCACACGGTTGCCACACACGGC
Protein-coding sequences here:
- the LOC144121237 gene encoding uncharacterized protein LOC144121237 isoform X3 codes for the protein MSYQPPPPPGDQYVPPPPPSDYTDSYQAPSGTTYCPPPPPDVVDSAVSYQPPTFNYQPPGGGYSQGSTYVPPAPPGDCYQPPSEPSFYSGTTAGDTYSPPPAPYCGGGDTYCPPADPGYGEPQDTYVPPPPPED
- the LOC144121237 gene encoding uncharacterized protein LOC144121237 isoform X2, producing MGCVESSEIDEADSRAGMSYQPPPPPGDQYVPPPPPSDYTDSYQAPSGTTYCPPPPPDVVDSAVSYQPPTFNYQPPGGGYSQGSTYVPPAPPGDCYQPPSEPSFYSGTTAGDTYSPPPAPYCGGGDTYCPPADPGYGEPQDTYVPPPPPED